Proteins from a single region of Pseudorasbora parva isolate DD20220531a chromosome 22, ASM2467924v1, whole genome shotgun sequence:
- the LOC137058530 gene encoding uncharacterized protein gives MPWTKGILHFTMAVIMLSSSSRAGLEDFSEMGASYGAVSESTIRFGKLLIGAQDAVSDLRSAEQSDEYQSNEERFHLAKAKLQRLGSSVHCANDSMTLHIQGSRMPQFLVDRGDQSPVPLSEMPASCGFSLKRVRRHVSLVAPYQGCHVRQQGGSYVLPLVVMGAPVQMSCPMSPRLPTVSCYPSGMIISLDVRVDDIKVKVAGSWQPLLLVRSICSLTLESVGGSLVVTVPFTGSCWETEGVSMQLPLLYGDREVILSCPVMQPTLTPTTTSPTTTATHGPQMFYPFPFGRPWWYPHYHGVPPTAPPTTTMAATTTQAPGQQMFQQMHYPMFYPHYFSKGFPGAPHPQPPRYPMFPPYMYHVKNPFVTTTPATTTTSTTTAAPFNPFLGYPMYQNFYGPQHFVPPRFKYPFISQYS, from the exons ATGCCTTGGACAAAGGGCATCTTGCATTTTACAATGGCTGTGATAATGTTGAGTTCTTCTTCAAGAGCTGGTCTTGAGGACTTTTCTGAAATGGGTGCTTCTTATGGAGCGGTCTCTGAAAGCACAATCCGGTTTGGCAAACTTTTAATTGGTGCTCAAGATGCAGTATCTGATCTGAGATCAGCAGAACAGTCTGATGAATACCAGTCAAATGAAG agcgGTTCCACCTTGCTAAAGCTAAGCTGCAACGTCTGGGTtcttctgtgcactgtgcaaATGATTCAATGACCTTGCACATTCAAGGGTCAAGGATGCCACAGTTTCTGGTGGATCGAG GAGACCAGTCACCAGTGCCTTTGTCTGAGATGCCAGCCAGCTGTGGGTTCTCACTGAAGCGAGTACGCAGGCATGTTTCTCTTGTTGCTCCATaccagggctgtcatgtcagaCAACAG GGTGGAAGTTATGTTCTGCCACTTGTTGTTATGGGGGCTCCAGTGCAAATGTCTTGTCCCATGAGTCCTCGCCTCCCTACAGTCTCCTGCTACCCTTCTGGCATGATCATATCACTTGATGTCAGAGTGGATGACATCAAAGTTAAAG TTGCTGGATCATGGCAGCCTCTGCTTCTAGTCCGTTCTATATGCTCACTCACATTGGAGTCTGTCGGTGGTTCACTGGTTGTCACTGTGCCGTTCACAGGAAGCTGTTGGGAAACTGAG GGTGTGTCCATGCAGCTCCCTCTGCTGTATGGTGATCGGGAAGTGATTCTTTCTTGTCCTGTGATGCAACCAACGCTGACCCCAACAACCACTTCACCAACAACCACTGCCACTCACGGTCCACAAATGTTTTACCCTTTCCCATTTGGGAGACCCTGGTGGTATCCACACTATCATGGTGTTCCTCCTACTGCGCCACCTACAACGACTATGGCGGCAACGACAACTCAAGCCCCTGGTCAACAAATGTTCCAGCAAATGCACTATCCCATGTTTTATCCACATTACTTTTCTAAAGGTTTCCCAGGAGCACCACATCCTCAACCGCCTAGGTACCCAATGTTTCCTCCCTATATGTACCATGTCAAGAATCCATTTGTAACAACCACACCTGCAACAACTACAACTTCTACAACCACTGCTGCCCCATTTAACCCGTTTTTAGGTTATCCAATGTACCAGAACTTTTATGGCCCTCAACATTTTGTGCCTCCCCGGTTTAAATACCCCTTTATATCCCAGTATTCATAA